The following proteins come from a genomic window of Sinorhizobium fredii NGR234:
- a CDS encoding IS4 family transposase has protein sequence MRFSPSIFGQLLKAIDRRSFQAIVDRHGGDAYDKRFTSWDHLVALIYAQFSAATSLRGLEAGWNANAQQHYHLGSARLLRSTLSDANARRPVAVFAETFALVAGQLDRQTRRDGSKMLRLIDSTPIPLGKLCDWAKSNGRIRGMKLHVVYDPKADCPRLLDITDANVNDAQIGRTVTIEKGATYVFDKGYCHYGWWTAIAAAKAVFVTRPKVNMALKVVRKRRITAAEGDGFTVLEDARVRLASKGDSKLPIGLRRITVKRADGDTITLLTNDLKRPAVAIGQLYKGRWQIELLFRWIKQHLKIRKFLGNNDNAIRLQILAAMVAYALLRIATRLWRLTLPILRFTDLVTQCLFQRKCIAAIDKPPPVNPSRPKPTTNPNQMAFAYA, from the coding sequence ATGCGGTTCAGCCCTAGCATTTTCGGCCAGCTGCTGAAAGCCATTGATCGCCGCAGCTTCCAGGCGATTGTCGATCGCCATGGCGGCGATGCCTATGACAAGCGCTTCACCAGCTGGGACCATCTGGTGGCGCTGATCTATGCCCAGTTCAGCGCCGCGACCAGCCTGCGCGGGCTGGAGGCGGGCTGGAATGCCAACGCCCAGCAGCATTACCACCTCGGCAGCGCCCGGCTGCTGCGCTCGACGCTGTCGGATGCCAATGCCCGCCGGCCGGTGGCCGTCTTCGCCGAGACTTTTGCGCTTGTCGCCGGCCAGCTCGACCGGCAGACGCGCCGCGACGGCAGCAAGATGCTGCGGCTGATCGATTCGACGCCGATCCCGCTCGGCAAATTATGCGACTGGGCCAAGTCGAACGGCCGCATCCGCGGCATGAAGCTGCATGTCGTCTATGACCCCAAGGCCGATTGCCCGCGCCTCCTCGACATAACCGACGCCAACGTCAACGACGCCCAGATCGGCCGCACCGTGACGATCGAGAAAGGCGCCACCTACGTCTTCGACAAGGGCTACTGCCATTATGGCTGGTGGACGGCGATCGCCGCCGCCAAGGCCGTCTTCGTCACCCGCCCGAAGGTCAATATGGCGCTGAAGGTGGTGCGCAAGCGGCGCATCACGGCCGCCGAGGGCGACGGCTTCACGGTTCTCGAGGACGCCAGGGTGCGCCTTGCCAGCAAGGGCGATTCCAAGCTGCCGATCGGCTTGCGCCGCATCACCGTCAAGCGCGCCGACGGCGACACCATTACGCTGCTGACCAACGACCTCAAGCGCCCGGCCGTCGCCATCGGCCAGCTCTACAAGGGCCGCTGGCAGATCGAGCTGCTGTTCCGCTGGATCAAGCAGCACCTGAAGATCCGCAAGTTCCTCGGCAACAACGACAACGCCATCCGCCTGCAGATCTTAGCCGCGATGGTCGCCTATGCGCTGCTGCGCATCGCCACCCGCCTCTGGCGCCTCACCCTGCCGATCCTGCGCTTCACCGACCTCGTCACCCAATGCCTGTTCCAGCGCAAATGCATTGCCGCCATCGACAAGCCGCCGCCCGTCAATCCAAGCCGACCAAAACCCACAACAAACCCCAACCAGATGGCCTTCGCCTATGCCTGA
- a CDS encoding ABC transporter ATP-binding protein: protein MTLQIELNGVNKYYGAFHALKDINLAIEEGTFVALVGPSGCGKSTLLRSLAGLEKISTGQMKIAGQRMNDVPPRKRDVAMVFQSYALYPHMTVEENLTYSLRIRGVKKAEARKAAQEVAATTGLSHLMKRYPRELSGGQRQRVAMSRAIIRHPKAFLFDEPLSNLDAALRVHMRKEIRALHDRLHATSVYVTHDQIEAMTMADHVVVMRDGVIEQQGRPLDLYDRPANRFVAGFIGSPAMNFIPGIVGEGGADVILDFGRTRARLALAVRLAPGLGVTVGIRPEHVRIVAAGQGAFDIPVGVVESTGSATYVASATQPELTVVETRRGDVKSGDVIGLAIDPKQLHLFDAETGNRIEGERARADGHVVQRAAPHPAAATFSPS, encoded by the coding sequence ATGACCCTTCAGATCGAGCTCAACGGCGTCAACAAATATTATGGTGCGTTCCACGCGCTGAAGGATATCAACCTCGCGATAGAGGAGGGGACTTTTGTTGCCCTCGTCGGCCCCTCCGGCTGCGGCAAGTCCACGCTGCTCCGCTCGCTCGCCGGCCTGGAGAAGATTTCGACCGGCCAGATGAAAATCGCCGGCCAACGAATGAACGACGTTCCGCCGCGCAAGCGCGATGTCGCCATGGTTTTCCAGTCCTATGCGCTGTACCCGCACATGACGGTCGAGGAGAACCTCACCTACAGCCTGCGCATCCGCGGCGTGAAGAAGGCGGAGGCGCGGAAGGCGGCGCAAGAGGTGGCCGCGACCACTGGACTTTCGCATCTGATGAAGCGCTATCCCCGTGAGCTCTCAGGCGGCCAGCGCCAGCGCGTCGCGATGAGCCGCGCCATCATCCGCCATCCGAAGGCCTTCCTGTTCGACGAGCCGCTTTCCAACCTCGACGCCGCGCTTCGCGTCCACATGCGCAAGGAGATCCGGGCGCTGCACGATCGGCTGCACGCCACGTCGGTCTATGTCACGCATGATCAGATCGAGGCGATGACCATGGCCGACCACGTCGTCGTGATGCGCGACGGCGTCATCGAGCAACAGGGACGACCGCTCGATCTCTATGACCGGCCGGCCAACAGGTTCGTCGCCGGCTTCATAGGCTCGCCGGCGATGAACTTCATACCGGGGATCGTCGGCGAGGGTGGCGCGGACGTGATCCTCGATTTCGGCCGGACGCGGGCGCGGCTGGCGCTCGCCGTTCGACTGGCGCCTGGACTCGGAGTGACAGTCGGCATCCGTCCGGAGCATGTCCGGATCGTTGCCGCCGGCCAAGGAGCCTTCGATATCCCCGTCGGCGTCGTCGAGTCCACCGGCTCGGCCACTTATGTCGCCTCGGCAACGCAGCCTGAATTGACCGTGGTCGAGACCCGGCGCGGCGACGTGAAAAGCGGCGACGTCATCGGCCTTGCGATCGATCCGAAGCAACTGCATCTGTTCGATGCGGAGACGGGGAATCGGATCGAAGGCGAAAGGGCGCGCGCCGATGGACACGTTGTGCAGCGGGCTGCCCCTCATCCCGCTGCCGCGACCTTCTCCCCGTCCTGA